Proteins found in one Allorhizobium pseudoryzae genomic segment:
- the aat gene encoding leucyl/phenylalanyl-tRNA--protein transferase: MAGRRGRYYPSITPDVLLRAYSIGLFPMAESADDPEIFWVEPEMRGVLPLDAFHVSKSLRKAVKRAPFDIRFNTRFEAVMNGCAEETSDRPSTWINTTIRQLYTELHRMGHAHSVEAFEDGELVGGLYGVSLGAAFFGESMFSRRTNASKICLVHLVERLNANGFQLLDTQFTTEHLKTFGAIDVPKDEYLTLLKATTESPHLPFP; the protein is encoded by the coding sequence ATGGCAGGGCGGCGCGGCAGATATTATCCCTCGATCACACCGGATGTTCTGCTGCGCGCCTATTCCATAGGCCTGTTTCCCATGGCCGAATCGGCAGACGACCCGGAAATCTTCTGGGTCGAGCCGGAAATGCGAGGCGTGTTGCCGCTGGACGCCTTTCATGTCTCGAAGAGCCTCAGGAAGGCGGTCAAGCGCGCCCCTTTCGACATCCGGTTCAATACCCGCTTTGAAGCCGTGATGAATGGCTGCGCGGAGGAAACCTCCGACCGCCCCAGCACCTGGATCAACACCACCATCCGCCAACTCTACACCGAACTGCACCGCATGGGCCACGCGCACAGCGTGGAAGCCTTCGAAGACGGTGAACTGGTCGGCGGGCTTTACGGCGTCTCTCTGGGGGCCGCCTTCTTCGGCGAGAGCATGTTCTCGCGGCGCACCAATGCGTCGAAGATCTGCCTCGTGCACCTGGTCGAACGTCTGAACGCCAACGGTTTTCAACTCCTCGACACGCAGTTCACCACCGAACACCTAAAGACGTTCGGAGCGATCGACGTGCCGAAGGATGAATATCTGACGTTACTGAAGGCGACGACCGAATCGCCGCACCTGCCGTTCCCCTGA
- a CDS encoding DUF2155 domain-containing protein — protein MPKLSVRPFVVALAAGLLVLPGSHAVMAARIDNPVAEFAGIDKITGRITKFDVYVNETVQYGALQVTPKVCYSRDDTEAQRVDGFVEVDEITLDRKIRRIFTGWMFADSPGLNAVEHPIYDVWLTGCKQKSDVPPPASAKK, from the coding sequence ATGCCGAAACTTTCTGTTCGTCCGTTTGTCGTGGCTCTGGCGGCCGGTCTCCTGGTCTTGCCAGGCTCGCACGCCGTGATGGCGGCGCGGATCGACAATCCCGTGGCGGAATTTGCCGGCATCGACAAGATCACCGGCCGCATCACGAAGTTCGATGTCTATGTCAACGAGACGGTGCAGTACGGCGCGCTCCAGGTGACGCCAAAGGTCTGCTATTCACGCGACGATACCGAGGCGCAGCGTGTCGATGGCTTTGTCGAGGTCGATGAAATCACGCTCGACCGAAAAATCCGCCGCATCTTCACCGGCTGGATGTTTGCCGACAGCCCGGGTCTGAATGCCGTCGAGCATCCGATCTATGACGTCTGGCTGACCGGCTGCAAGCAGAAGTCGGATGTTCCGCCGCCGGCCTCCGCCAAGAAATAG
- a CDS encoding NADH:ubiquinone oxidoreductase subunit NDUFA12 — protein MKTLLLQIFTWWNGQTLGTRFFTWRNGKRVGEDEFGNVYYEGGMTSFGLPRRWVIYKGYADASAIPSGWHGWMHYRTDTPPSKDNYVTREWQKPHIQNLTGTPYAYRPKGSLEATGERPRVTGDYDAWTPGA, from the coding sequence ATGAAAACTCTCCTTCTTCAGATCTTCACCTGGTGGAACGGCCAGACGCTCGGTACCCGCTTCTTCACCTGGCGCAACGGCAAGCGCGTCGGCGAAGACGAGTTCGGCAATGTCTATTATGAAGGCGGCATGACGTCCTTCGGCCTGCCGCGCCGCTGGGTGATCTACAAGGGCTATGCCGATGCCTCGGCCATTCCCTCGGGTTGGCACGGCTGGATGCATTACCGCACCGATACCCCGCCCTCGAAGGACAATTACGTGACCCGCGAGTGGCAGAAGCCGCATATCCAGAACCTCACGGGCACGCCTTACGCCTATCGTCCGAAGGGCTCGCTCGAAGCCACCGGCGAGCGTCCGCGCGTTACCGGCGATTACGACGCCTGGACGCCGGGCGCCTGA
- a CDS encoding GNAT family N-acetyltransferase, with translation MTSDEIVIRRAREEDLPQLIALFADDAVGGHGDTTDPDAYHDYLRAFHALDRASNEQLFVATLDDAVVGTFQVTFLRTLAGRGALNMRIEAVQTRSDLRGRGIGAQMIAYALEEGRRHDCKAVYLTSNLARTDAHRFYERSGFHRSHAGFKMALK, from the coding sequence ATGACGTCAGATGAGATCGTGATTCGCCGGGCCCGCGAAGAGGACCTGCCACAGCTGATTGCGCTCTTTGCGGATGATGCCGTCGGCGGCCATGGCGACACCACGGATCCGGACGCCTATCACGACTATCTGCGGGCCTTCCATGCGCTCGATCGGGCATCAAACGAGCAGCTTTTCGTCGCCACGCTGGATGATGCGGTGGTCGGCACCTTCCAGGTGACGTTCCTGCGCACGCTCGCCGGCCGGGGCGCGCTCAACATGCGCATCGAGGCGGTCCAGACCCGTTCGGATCTGAGAGGTCGAGGAATCGGTGCCCAGATGATTGCCTATGCCTTGGAGGAGGGCCGCCGGCACGACTGCAAGGCCGTCTACCTCACCTCCAATCTCGCCCGCACCGATGCCCACCGCTTCTATGAGCGATCAGGCTTCCATCGGTCGCATGCAGGCTTCAAGATGGCGCTCAAATAG
- a CDS encoding GNAT family N-acetyltransferase, protein MFFVRSASENDAEAIRALLVETWHSTYDGFYGEAKVNELIAAWHSLAAIKANIGKRDGEYLVADDGRQIGGIGFADMSQKMTKTALLRQLYVHPSFQGQGIGRDIFAELETCFPDAEIMRLEVEPRNDRAIFFYNRLGFVEVDRTKNCGGEASGIEALVMEKQLFA, encoded by the coding sequence GTGTTTTTCGTCCGCAGTGCCAGTGAGAACGACGCGGAAGCCATTCGCGCGCTTCTGGTCGAGACCTGGCATTCCACCTATGACGGCTTCTATGGCGAGGCCAAGGTCAACGAACTCATCGCCGCCTGGCATTCGCTGGCGGCGATCAAGGCCAATATCGGCAAGCGCGACGGCGAATACCTGGTGGCTGACGACGGCCGGCAGATCGGCGGCATCGGCTTCGCCGACATGTCGCAGAAAATGACCAAGACGGCGCTGCTGCGGCAGTTGTACGTGCACCCGTCCTTTCAGGGCCAGGGCATTGGCCGCGATATCTTTGCCGAGCTGGAAACCTGCTTTCCCGATGCCGAGATCATGCGGCTCGAAGTCGAACCGCGCAACGATCGCGCGATTTTCTTCTACAACCGCCTCGGTTTCGTCGAGGTGGACCGAACGAAGAACTGCGGCGGCGAGGCGAGCGGCATCGAGGCGCTGGTCATGGAAAAGCAGCTGTTTGCCTGA
- the gatB gene encoding Asp-tRNA(Asn)/Glu-tRNA(Gln) amidotransferase subunit GatB → MTIVDVRTPDPKRFIPGATGDWEVIIGMEVHAQVLSKSKLFSGASTEFGKAPNANVSLVDAAMPGMLPVINEECVKQAVRTGLGLKAQINNRSIFDRKNYFYPDLPQGYQISQFKDPIVGEGKIVISLGPDRQGQFEDIEIGIERLHLEQDAGKSMHDQHPTMSYVDLNRSGVALMEIVSKPDMRSSDEAKAYMTKLRSIVRYLGTCDGNMDEGSMRADVNVSVRRPGEAFGTRCEIKNVNSIRFIGQAIEYEARRQIAILEEGGTIDQETRLFDPGKGETRSMRSKEDAHDYRYFPDPDLLPLEFDDAFVAELKAHLPELPDDKKARFVRELGLSIYDASVLVSEKAIADYFEAVAEGRDGKMAANWVINDLLGALNKAGKGIEETPVSPAQLGGIIDLIKAETISGKIAKDLFEIVFNEGGDPAEIVESRGMRQVTDTGAIEKAVDDIIAANPDQVAKVKAKPTLAGWFVGQVMKATGGKANPQAVQALVKSKLGIEDE, encoded by the coding sequence ATGACGATTGTCGATGTCCGCACGCCTGATCCGAAACGCTTCATTCCCGGCGCCACCGGCGACTGGGAGGTGATCATCGGCATGGAAGTGCATGCCCAGGTTCTGTCGAAATCCAAGCTGTTTTCCGGGGCCTCCACCGAATTCGGCAAGGCGCCGAATGCCAATGTCTCGCTGGTGGATGCCGCAATGCCCGGCATGCTGCCGGTGATCAACGAGGAATGCGTGAAGCAGGCGGTGCGTACCGGTCTTGGCCTGAAGGCGCAGATCAACAACCGCTCGATCTTCGATCGCAAGAACTATTTCTACCCGGACCTGCCGCAGGGCTACCAGATCTCGCAGTTCAAGGATCCGATCGTCGGCGAGGGCAAGATCGTGATCTCGCTCGGCCCCGACCGCCAGGGCCAGTTCGAGGACATCGAGATCGGCATTGAGCGCCTGCATCTCGAACAGGATGCCGGCAAGTCCATGCACGACCAGCATCCGACCATGTCCTATGTGGACCTGAACCGTTCTGGCGTGGCGCTGATGGAAATCGTCTCGAAGCCCGACATGCGCTCGTCGGACGAGGCCAAGGCCTACATGACGAAGCTGCGCTCCATCGTGCGCTATCTCGGCACCTGCGACGGCAACATGGACGAAGGCTCCATGCGCGCCGACGTCAACGTCTCCGTGCGCCGCCCGGGCGAAGCGTTTGGCACGCGCTGCGAGATCAAGAACGTCAACTCGATCCGCTTCATCGGCCAGGCGATCGAATACGAAGCGCGCCGCCAGATCGCCATTCTCGAAGAGGGCGGCACGATCGACCAGGAAACTCGCCTCTTCGATCCGGGCAAGGGCGAGACACGTTCCATGCGCTCCAAGGAAGACGCGCATGATTATCGTTATTTCCCCGATCCGGACCTTCTGCCGCTCGAATTCGACGACGCCTTCGTGGCCGAGCTGAAGGCGCATCTGCCGGAACTGCCGGATGACAAGAAGGCCCGCTTCGTGCGCGAACTCGGCCTCTCCATCTATGATGCCTCCGTGCTCGTGTCGGAAAAGGCGATCGCCGACTATTTCGAGGCCGTGGCTGAAGGCCGCGACGGCAAGATGGCGGCGAACTGGGTCATCAACGACTTGCTAGGCGCTTTGAACAAAGCCGGTAAAGGCATTGAAGAGACTCCGGTTTCGCCCGCCCAGCTCGGCGGCATCATCGATCTCATCAAGGCCGAAACCATTTCCGGCAAGATCGCCAAGGACCTCTTCGAGATCGTCTTCAACGAGGGCGGAGATCCGGCGGAAATCGTGGAAAGCCGCGGCATGCGCCAAGTGACCGATACCGGCGCCATCGAAAAGGCCGTCGATGACATCATCGCCGCCAACCCGGATCAGGTGGCCAAGGTCAAGGCCAAGCCGACGCTTGCCGGCTGGTTCGTCGGCCAGGTGATGAAGGCGACCGGCGGCAAGGCCAATCCGCAGGCGGTGCAGGCGCTGGTGAAGTCGAAGCTCGGCATCGAGGACGAATAA
- a CDS encoding GNAT family N-acetyltransferase, translated as MLTIRNAREDDVAVLTEIGLRAWAQAMGPIGGNEDIRNNAINAFSGFVQSSWLTIVVVEENGQPVGWAARENLDEVITDFWVDPDHQRRGIGSVLLQEMEKVIREQDFEMVKLETHALNNDAVSFFEKNGFHINWLSVAYSPKLDQDVQSVGMSKLLVESESGLYGAEF; from the coding sequence ATGCTGACCATCCGCAATGCCCGTGAAGACGATGTGGCGGTGCTGACCGAAATCGGCCTGCGCGCCTGGGCTCAGGCCATGGGGCCGATCGGCGGTAATGAGGATATTCGCAACAATGCCATCAATGCCTTTTCCGGTTTTGTCCAATCCTCCTGGCTGACCATCGTTGTGGTGGAGGAAAACGGACAGCCGGTGGGCTGGGCGGCGCGCGAAAACCTGGACGAGGTGATCACCGATTTCTGGGTCGATCCGGATCATCAGCGCCGCGGCATCGGCTCCGTCCTGCTGCAGGAAATGGAGAAGGTGATCCGCGAACAGGATTTCGAGATGGTGAAGCTCGAAACCCATGCGCTGAACAACGATGCGGTGTCCTTCTTCGAGAAGAACGGCTTTCACATCAACTGGCTCTCGGTTGCCTATTCGCCGAAGCTCGATCAGGATGTCCAGTCGGTGGGCATGTCGAAACTGCTGGTCGAGAGCGAGAGCGGGCTCTACGGCGCCGAGTTCTGA
- a CDS encoding YjhX family toxin: MDISRAEQRILHLLAQGGRIELPRNAERKIDHVHLFTREGWKFAGLDLRTFRKLKQKRAIASKNGQPYRITERGLVLVRAEQDNR, encoded by the coding sequence ATGGACATATCCCGCGCCGAACAGCGCATTCTCCACCTGCTCGCCCAGGGCGGCAGGATCGAACTTCCCCGCAACGCCGAGCGCAAGATCGATCACGTGCATCTCTTCACCCGCGAGGGCTGGAAGTTCGCCGGCCTCGACCTTCGGACGTTCCGCAAATTGAAGCAGAAACGCGCCATCGCCTCGAAGAACGGTCAGCCCTACCGCATCACAGAACGCGGCCTCGTTCTGGTGCGCGCCGAGCAGGACAACCGGTGA
- a CDS encoding BrnT family toxin, translating to MLIFSGPVLTARDDRFDYGEERWISIGAIADLVVIVAVHTDRNGVTRLISARFANRKERQRYHEHLAATSEGAGNTKQ from the coding sequence ATGCTGATCTTCTCCGGTCCGGTTTTGACGGCGCGCGACGATCGCTTTGACTATGGCGAAGAGCGATGGATCAGCATTGGTGCGATTGCGGACCTGGTTGTCATCGTCGCCGTCCACACGGACAGAAACGGCGTAACGCGCCTCATCTCTGCGCGTTTCGCCAATCGAAAGGAAAGGCAAAGATATCATGAGCATCTCGCCGCAACGTCTGAAGGCGCTGGAAACACGAAGCAATGA
- a CDS encoding BrnA antitoxin family protein, translated as MSISPQRLKALETRSNEDIDYSDIPELDESFFAAAELVQPIAKSQVTLRIDADVLDWFRAQGKGYQTRINAVLKAYMRIQSKR; from the coding sequence ATGAGCATCTCGCCGCAACGTCTGAAGGCGCTGGAAACACGAAGCAATGAGGATATCGATTACAGCGATATTCCCGAGCTCGACGAGAGCTTCTTTGCGGCCGCAGAACTTGTCCAGCCGATCGCCAAATCACAGGTGACGCTGCGCATTGATGCCGATGTCCTCGACTGGTTTCGCGCGCAGGGAAAAGGATACCAGACGCGCATCAATGCGGTTCTGAAGGCTTACATGCGCATTCAGTCGAAGCGTTAA
- the gatA gene encoding Asp-tRNA(Asn)/Glu-tRNA(Gln) amidotransferase subunit GatA gives MTDLKSLTIAAARDKLKAREISAVELTESYLAAIDAANGALNAYVAVTPDKAIEMAKASDARLADGKGGALEGIPLGVKDLFATEGVHTQACSHILDGFKPKYESTVTGRLWAEGAVMLGKLNMDEFAMGSSNESSYYGPAVNPWKAEGSDEKLVPGGSSGGSAAAVAAHLCAGATATDTGGSIRQPAAFTGTVGIKPTYGRCSRFGIVAYASSLDQAGPIARDVRDAAILLKSMAGVDKKDTTSVDLPVPDYEAALGQSLKGMKIGIPKEYRLDGMSDEIEKLWGQGVEWLKDAGAEVVEISLPHTKYALPAYYIVAPAEASSNLARYDGVRYGLRVEGRDIADMYEKTRAAGFGKEVQRRIMIGTYVLSAGYYDAYYLKAQKVRTLIKRDFEDAFHAGVDAILAPITPTSAFAIGDKELAADPVKMYLQDVFTITLNMAGLPGISVPAGLDSKGLPLGLQLIGKAFEEETLFKTAHVIEQAAGTFSPKAWW, from the coding sequence ATGACCGACCTTAAAAGCCTGACCATCGCCGCCGCCCGTGACAAGTTGAAGGCCCGCGAGATTTCCGCCGTCGAACTGACGGAGAGCTATCTGGCGGCCATCGATGCCGCCAATGGCGCGCTGAACGCCTATGTGGCGGTGACGCCCGACAAGGCGATCGAGATGGCGAAAGCCTCCGACGCCCGTCTGGCGGATGGAAAAGGCGGCGCGCTGGAAGGCATCCCGCTTGGCGTCAAGGACCTGTTTGCCACCGAAGGCGTGCACACCCAGGCCTGCAGCCACATTCTCGACGGTTTCAAGCCGAAATACGAATCGACCGTCACCGGAAGGCTCTGGGCCGAAGGCGCCGTCATGCTCGGCAAGCTCAACATGGACGAGTTCGCTATGGGATCCTCCAACGAGAGCTCCTATTACGGCCCCGCCGTCAACCCGTGGAAGGCCGAAGGCTCCGATGAGAAGCTGGTGCCGGGCGGTTCCTCCGGCGGTTCGGCGGCCGCCGTTGCCGCGCATCTGTGCGCCGGCGCCACCGCCACCGATACCGGCGGCTCGATCCGCCAGCCGGCCGCCTTTACCGGCACCGTCGGCATCAAGCCCACCTATGGCCGCTGCTCGCGCTTCGGCATCGTTGCTTACGCCTCCTCGCTCGATCAGGCCGGCCCGATCGCACGCGACGTGCGCGATGCAGCGATCCTGCTCAAATCCATGGCCGGCGTCGACAAGAAGGACACGACCTCCGTCGATCTTCCGGTGCCGGATTACGAGGCGGCGCTCGGCCAGTCTCTGAAGGGCATGAAGATCGGCATTCCGAAGGAATATCGCCTCGACGGCATGTCGGACGAGATCGAAAAGCTCTGGGGGCAGGGTGTCGAGTGGCTGAAGGATGCCGGTGCCGAAGTGGTGGAGATCTCTCTGCCGCACACGAAATACGCCCTGCCGGCCTATTACATCGTCGCACCTGCGGAAGCCTCGTCGAACCTCGCCCGGTATGACGGCGTGCGCTACGGCCTGCGCGTCGAGGGCCGCGACATTGCCGACATGTACGAGAAGACCCGTGCAGCCGGCTTCGGCAAGGAAGTGCAGCGCCGCATCATGATCGGCACCTACGTGCTTTCCGCCGGCTATTACGACGCCTATTACCTGAAGGCGCAGAAGGTGCGCACGCTGATCAAGCGCGACTTCGAGGATGCCTTCCACGCCGGCGTGGATGCGATCCTCGCGCCGATCACGCCGACCTCCGCCTTTGCCATCGGCGACAAGGAGCTGGCCGCCGATCCGGTGAAAATGTACCTGCAGGACGTCTTCACCATCACGCTCAACATGGCAGGCCTTCCGGGCATTTCGGTGCCGGCCGGTCTCGACTCCAAAGGCCTGCCGCTGGGACTTCAGTTGATCGGCAAGGCTTTTGAGGAAGAGACGCTGTTCAAGACCGCACACGTCATCGAACAGGCCGCCGGCACGTTTTCGCCGAAGGCCTGGTGGTAA
- the gatC gene encoding Asp-tRNA(Asn)/Glu-tRNA(Gln) amidotransferase subunit GatC: MSVDLATVKRVARLSRIAVTDEEAERMMGELNGILGFVEQLSEVDVSGVEPMTSVTPITMRQRADAVTDGDKAADIVANAPNTDQNFFLVPKVVE, from the coding sequence ATGTCTGTCGACCTTGCCACCGTGAAGCGCGTCGCGCGCCTGTCCCGTATTGCCGTGACCGATGAGGAGGCCGAACGGATGATGGGTGAGCTGAACGGCATCCTGGGCTTCGTCGAGCAACTGTCCGAAGTGGATGTCTCGGGCGTCGAGCCGATGACCTCCGTCACGCCGATCACGATGCGCCAGCGCGCCGATGCCGTGACCGATGGCGACAAGGCGGCCGATATTGTCGCCAATGCGCCGAATACCGACCAGAATTTCTTCCTCGTGCCGAAGGTTGTCGAGTAA
- a CDS encoding metal-dependent hydrolase, producing MKITWLGHSAFRIETADAKILIDPFLTGNPGFAGHDRKMAADGITHILLTHGHGDHVGDTIALAQETGAVVLANADLAAWLGSKGVSRLEMGNTGGTVGFGSFTATFTQALHSSAQITEDGVSHALGNANGLMLHFEGEPSLLHMGDTDIFTDMGLINELHQPDIGLVPIGDRFTMGGAVAALACQRFFDFKHAIPCHYGSFPIIEQTPDTFVKGMEGLKTRVETPKVGVTLSI from the coding sequence ATGAAGATCACCTGGCTTGGCCATTCGGCCTTCCGGATTGAAACGGCGGATGCCAAGATCCTGATCGACCCGTTCCTGACCGGCAATCCGGGTTTTGCCGGACATGACCGCAAGATGGCGGCGGATGGCATCACCCATATCTTGCTGACCCACGGCCATGGCGACCATGTGGGCGATACGATTGCGCTTGCCCAGGAAACCGGTGCCGTGGTGCTCGCCAATGCCGATCTTGCCGCCTGGCTGGGTTCCAAGGGTGTCAGCCGGCTCGAAATGGGCAATACCGGTGGCACGGTCGGTTTCGGTAGCTTCACCGCCACCTTCACCCAGGCGCTGCACTCATCCGCGCAGATCACCGAGGACGGCGTCTCGCACGCGCTCGGCAACGCCAATGGCCTGATGCTGCACTTCGAAGGCGAGCCCTCGCTGCTCCACATGGGCGATACCGACATCTTTACCGACATGGGCCTGATCAACGAACTCCATCAGCCGGATATCGGCCTGGTTCCGATCGGCGACCGCTTCACGATGGGCGGTGCCGTGGCGGCACTTGCCTGCCAGCGCTTCTTCGATTTCAAGCATGCGATCCCCTGCCACTACGGCTCCTTCCCGATTATCGAGCAGACGCCGGACACCTTCGTGAAGGGCATGGAAGGCTTGAAGACACGAGTGGAAACGCCGAAGGTGGGCGTGACGCTGTCGATCTGA
- the ruvX gene encoding Holliday junction resolvase RuvX, giving the protein MATLTIEELAATLQPGQAIAGLDLGTKTIGLAMSDLGRRFASPRPVIKRVKFTQDAEVLLDFAAREKVAAFVIGLPMNMDGSAGPRVQATRAFVRTMSEKTEIPFVFWDERLSTVAAERALLEMDVSRAKRKERIDSAAASFILQGALDRLSLLMADAETREV; this is encoded by the coding sequence ATGGCGACACTGACGATCGAGGAACTGGCGGCCACACTTCAGCCCGGGCAGGCGATCGCAGGCCTTGATCTCGGCACCAAGACGATCGGGCTTGCGATGTCCGATCTCGGGCGCCGCTTCGCCTCGCCGCGCCCCGTCATCAAGCGGGTGAAATTCACGCAAGACGCCGAGGTGCTTCTCGATTTTGCAGCTCGGGAAAAGGTCGCGGCTTTCGTCATCGGTCTGCCGATGAACATGGATGGCTCTGCTGGTCCGCGGGTTCAGGCGACCCGCGCCTTCGTTCGCACCATGAGCGAAAAGACGGAGATCCCCTTCGTCTTCTGGGACGAGCGCCTGTCGACGGTCGCCGCCGAACGGGCGCTGCTGGAAATGGATGTCTCGCGGGCCAAGCGCAAGGAACGCATCGATTCGGCGGCCGCGAGTTTCATCCTTCAAGGGGCGCTGGACAGGCTTTCGTTGCTGATGGCGGATGCGGAGACGCGCGAGGTCTGA
- a CDS encoding DUF6105 family protein gives MKWFLILWAGPVALLGAWYGLSYYDMSFGFFMLTRQTHDLVFQIYGNILGIPPEDLPPLVARAIAFDSLLVFAIVIFRRRKAIATWWQTRQTSRVSASAISNESLSSAP, from the coding sequence ATGAAGTGGTTTCTGATCCTGTGGGCCGGACCCGTGGCTTTGCTTGGAGCCTGGTACGGCCTGTCCTATTACGACATGAGCTTCGGCTTCTTCATGCTGACGCGCCAGACGCATGACCTGGTCTTCCAGATCTACGGCAATATTCTCGGCATTCCGCCGGAAGACCTGCCGCCGCTGGTGGCGCGCGCCATTGCCTTCGACAGTCTGCTGGTCTTCGCGATTGTGATCTTCCGGCGCAGGAAGGCGATTGCCACCTGGTGGCAGACGCGTCAGACCTCGCGCGTCTCCGCATCCGCCATCAGCAACGAAAGCCTGTCCAGCGCCCCTTGA
- a CDS encoding acyl-CoA dehydrogenase family protein: protein MNQMTRTDEPFNELNQPSLWSGINAYRTDPLMVDLTAGLHRAAREEFDALGRYVTSPEAQELARMANESPPKLKTHGPRGERLDTVEFHPAWHALMRRSMASGLHSSIWENAPETRNAQHRARAARFYLTAQLECGHLCPLTMTSASVAAMMASPRVHKEWAPRILSRKYDSSNRPAFQKSAITLGMGMTEKQGGTDVRANRSTAERVGEGVYRLSGHKWFMSAPMSDAFIMLAQMPEGIGCFLVPRLLEDGTANGLQFQRLKDKLGNRSNASSEVEFVDAFGYLLGDAGGGVRTILDMVTLTRLDCALASAGIMRASLAEAVHHCRGRSVFGKNLIDQPLMTRVLADMALDVAAATALSYRLAESFDKAGSNPSDAAYARVMTPVIKYWVCKIAPSLIYEAMECLGGNGYVEERPLARHYREAPVNAIWEGSGNVMALDVLRVLSRGRDLFETVFAALERDLGPSGRKTTDVLRAAMALAERDEGAARLLVEQLALAAGAAELFRLGAGKIADAFLETRLAGGWRTTYGMLDSRFDASYVVDLLYPAAT from the coding sequence ATGAATCAGATGACCCGGACCGACGAACCATTCAACGAGCTGAACCAGCCCAGCCTCTGGTCCGGTATCAATGCCTATAGAACAGACCCGCTGATGGTGGATCTGACCGCCGGCCTGCACCGTGCCGCGCGCGAGGAATTCGACGCTCTGGGCCGTTACGTGACCTCGCCCGAGGCGCAGGAACTGGCCCGGATGGCAAATGAAAGCCCGCCGAAGCTGAAGACGCATGGTCCCCGTGGCGAACGGCTGGATACGGTCGAGTTTCACCCAGCCTGGCATGCGCTGATGCGCCGCTCCATGGCAAGCGGCCTGCATTCCTCGATCTGGGAGAACGCGCCGGAAACCCGCAATGCGCAGCACCGAGCGCGCGCTGCCCGCTTTTACCTGACGGCGCAGCTCGAATGCGGCCATCTCTGCCCGCTGACGATGACGAGTGCCTCGGTTGCCGCGATGATGGCCTCGCCGCGCGTCCACAAGGAATGGGCGCCGCGCATCCTGTCGCGCAAATATGACAGCTCCAATCGCCCGGCCTTTCAGAAGAGCGCGATCACGCTCGGCATGGGCATGACGGAAAAACAGGGCGGCACCGATGTGCGCGCCAACCGCTCGACCGCGGAACGGGTGGGCGAGGGGGTCTATCGGCTCTCCGGCCACAAATGGTTCATGTCGGCGCCGATGAGCGACGCCTTCATCATGCTCGCCCAGATGCCGGAGGGTATCGGCTGCTTCCTCGTGCCGCGCCTCCTGGAAGATGGTACCGCCAACGGCCTGCAGTTCCAGCGACTGAAGGACAAGCTCGGCAACCGCTCGAATGCCTCCTCCGAGGTCGAGTTCGTCGATGCCTTCGGTTACCTCCTGGGAGATGCGGGCGGCGGCGTGCGCACCATCCTCGACATGGTGACGTTGACGAGGCTCGACTGCGCGCTGGCCTCGGCCGGCATCATGCGCGCCTCGCTGGCCGAAGCCGTGCACCACTGCCGGGGCCGCAGCGTGTTCGGCAAGAACCTCATCGACCAGCCGCTGATGACAAGGGTGCTCGCCGACATGGCGCTGGACGTGGCCGCCGCGACCGCCTTGTCCTATCGTCTGGCGGAATCCTTCGACAAGGCCGGCAGCAATCCTTCTGACGCGGCCTATGCGCGCGTGATGACGCCGGTTATCAAATACTGGGTCTGCAAGATCGCCCCGTCGCTGATCTACGAGGCGATGGAATGTTTGGGCGGCAACGGTTACGTCGAGGAGCGTCCGCTCGCCCGCCATTACCGGGAAGCGCCGGTCAACGCGATCTGGGAAGGGTCTGGCAATGTGATGGCGCTCGACGTGCTGCGCGTGCTGAGCCGCGGCCGTGATCTCTTCGAAACGGTGTTTGCCGCGCTGGAGCGCGATCTTGGGCCGAGCGGTCGCAAGACCACCGACGTGCTGCGGGCTGCCATGGCGCTCGCCGAGCGCGACGAGGGGGCGGCCCGCCTTCTGGTCGAACAGCTGGCGCTGGCTGCCGGTGCGGCCGAACTCTTCCGCCTCGGGGCCGGCAAGATTGCCGATGCCTTCCTTGAAACGCGGCTGGCCGGCGGCTGGCGCACGACCTACGGCATGCTCGATTCGCGCTTCGATGCCTCTTACGTCGTGGACCTTCTCTATCCGGCCGCGACCTGA